From Labrus bergylta chromosome 22, fLabBer1.1, whole genome shotgun sequence, one genomic window encodes:
- the LOC109992830 gene encoding ependymin-like isoform X1, with protein sequence MKLFLAFACLLAGCLAQKPHPCKSPPLLTCRFSVFAQNDDLFGLGKYLYDAIGERIRVFELVTLDNQTFTYDVLANYREQVLYQINEKDKTCQKSPLKANFMPMGVPPGSSLVAQSVLGDSSRPGEGLLVNTWTGNQPNIGRFMTTVTEFGCIPVTFVYQLKPYGWMHVSYFDNVIGITNPDQLNPPSFCSDANTMTHEEPVDFMSLFQPKN encoded by the exons atgAAACTCTTCTTAGCATTTGCATGCTTGCTGGCAGGCTGCCTGGCCCAGAAGCCTCACCCGTGCA AAAGTCCTCCTCTGCTGACATGCAGGTTCTCTGTT TTTGCACAGAATGATGACCTGTTCGGACTGGGAAAATACCTCTATGATGCAATTGGAGAACGGATTCGGGTGTTTGAGTTGGTCACCCTGGACAACCAGACTTTCACCTATGATGTTCTTGCGAACTATAGAGAG CAAGTCTTGTATCAGATCAACGAAAAAGACAAAACCTGCCAGAAAAGCCCTCTGAAGGCAAACTTTATGCCTATGGGCGTCCCACCAGGCTCCTCTCTAGTGGCTCAGTCAGTCCTAGGTGACTCATCTAGACCCGGGGAAGGACTCCTGGTCAACACCTGGACAGGAAATCAGCCCAACATAG GACGGTTCATGACTACCGTTACTGAATTTGGATGCATTCCCGTCACCTTTGTGTACCAACTCAAGCCTTATGGATGGATGCATGTAAG CTACTTCGACAACGTCATCGGGATCACAAACCCTGATCAGCTCAACCCGCCATCCTTCTGCTCGGATGCGAACACGATGACTCATGAGGAGCCCGTTGACTTCATGAGCTTGTTCCAACCAAAGAATTAA
- the LOC136177347 gene encoding ependymin-like: MKIFVALACLLAGCLAQRPHPCESPPLLSGALTASTQNEKLWVYAKYLYDALGQRMRLFEFGNLDNQTFTYDFLLLYKEHVMYEINHHNRTCKKIPLKVDFQPLGISKDASLLGQVIVGSSSGPGQGLLVNTWIGDLPNKEGKYMSTVTEFGCIPVSVAFQTKQYGWMVFSYFNNIIGISDPGLLNPPSFCPSADASTDEEPIGFFSLFHRKN; encoded by the exons atgaaaatcttTGTGGCATTAGCGTGCTTACTGGCAGGCTGCCTGGCCCAGAGGCCTCACCCGTGCG AAAGTCCTCCTCTGCTCAGCGGGGCGCTCACTGCG TCCACGCAGAATGAAAAGCTGTGGGTCTATGCCAAATACCTGTACGATGCACTGGGACAACGGATGAGGCTCTTTGAGTTCGGCAACCTGGATAATCAGACTTTCACCTACGATTTTCTTCTGCTCTACAAAGAG CATGTCATGTATGAGATCAACCACCACAATCGTACCTGCAAGAAAATCCCTCTGAAGGTGGACTTTCAGCCTCTGGGCATTTCAAAAGACGCCTCTCTGCTGGGCCAGGTGATCGTCGGCAGCTCGTCTGGACCCGGACAAGGACTCCTGGTCAACACCTGGATAGGAGATCTGCCCAACAAAGAAG GAAAGTACATGAGCACAGTGACTGAATTTGGATGCATTCCTGTTTCTGTTgcatttcaaacaaaacaatatggATGGATGGTCTTCAG ctaCTTCAACAACATCATCGGGATTTCTGACCCCGGTCTGCTCAACCCTCCATCCTTCTGCCCGAGTGCAGACGCTTCAACAGACGAGGAGCCCATTGGCTTCTTTAGTTTGTTCCATCGGAAGAACTGA
- the LOC109992830 gene encoding ependymin-like isoform X2, whose translation MKLFLAFACLLAGCLAQKPHPCKSPPLLTGGFSVFAQNDDLFGLGKYLYDAIGERIRVFELVTLDNQTFTYDVLANYREQVLYQINEKDKTCQKSPLKANFMPLGVPPGSSLVAQSVLGDSSRPGEGLLVNTWTGNQPNIGRFMTTVTEFGCVPVTFVYQLKPYGWMHVSYFDNVIGITNPDQLNPPSFCSDANTMTHEEPVDFMSLFQPKN comes from the exons atgAAACTCTTCTTAGCATTTGCATGCTTGCTGGCAGGCTGCCTGGCCCAGAAGCCTCACCCGTGCA AAAGTCCTCCTCTGCTGACAGGCGGGTTCTCTGTT TTTGCACAGAATGATGACCTGTTCGGACTGGGAAAATACCTCTACGATGCAATTGGAGAACGGATTCGGGTGTTTGAGTTGGTCACCCTGGACAACCAGACTTTCACCTATGATGTTCTTGCGAACTATAGAGAG CAAGTCTTGTATCAGATCAACGAAAAAGACAAAACCTGCCAGAAAAGCCCTCTGAAAGCAAACTTTATGCCTTTGGGCGTCCCACCAGGCTCCTCTCTAGTGGCTCAGTCAGTCCTAGGTGACTCATCTAGACCCGGGGAAGGACTCCTGGTCAACACCTGGACAGGAAATCAGCCCAACATAG GACGGTTCATGACTACCGTTACTGAATTTGGATGCGTTCCCGTCACCTTTGTGTACCAACTCAAGCCTTATGGATGGATGCATGTAAG CTACTTCGACAACGTCATCGGGATCACAAACCCTGATCAGCTCAACCCGCCATCCTTCTGCTCGGATGCGAACACGATGACTCATGAGGAGCCCGTTGACTTCATGAGCTTGTTCCAACCAAAGAATTAA
- the LOC109992830 gene encoding ependymin-like isoform X3 has translation MKIFVALACLLAGCLAQRPHPCESPPLLTGGFSVFAQNDDLFGLGKYLYDAIGERIRVFELVTLDNQTFTYDVLANYREQVLYQINEKDKTCQKSPLKANFMPLGVPPGSSLVAQSVLGDSSRPGEGLLVNTWTGNQPNIGRFMTTVTEFGCVPVTFVYQLKPYGWMHVSYFDNVIGITNPDQLNPPSFCSDANTMTHEEPVDFMSLFQPKN, from the exons atgaaaatcttTGTGGCATTAGCGTGCTTACTGGCAGGCTGCCTGGCCCAGAGGCCTCACCCGTGCG AAAGTCCTCCTCTGCTGACAGGCGGGTTCTCTGTT TTTGCACAGAATGATGACCTGTTCGGACTGGGAAAATACCTCTACGATGCAATTGGAGAACGGATTCGGGTGTTTGAGTTGGTCACCCTGGACAACCAGACTTTCACCTATGATGTTCTTGCGAACTATAGAGAG CAAGTCTTGTATCAGATCAACGAAAAAGACAAAACCTGCCAGAAAAGCCCTCTGAAAGCAAACTTTATGCCTTTGGGCGTCCCACCAGGCTCCTCTCTAGTGGCTCAGTCAGTCCTAGGTGACTCATCTAGACCCGGGGAAGGACTCCTGGTCAACACCTGGACAGGAAATCAGCCCAACATAG GACGGTTCATGACTACCGTTACTGAATTTGGATGCGTTCCCGTCACCTTTGTGTACCAACTCAAGCCTTATGGATGGATGCATGTAAG CTACTTCGACAACGTCATCGGGATCACAAACCCTGATCAGCTCAACCCGCCATCCTTCTGCTCGGATGCGAACACGATGACTCATGAGGAGCCCGTTGACTTCATGAGCTTGTTCCAACCAAAGAATTAA